The Klebsiella africana sequence CCCCAGCGATGTCGATATCCCGTTGCGCCTGAACGTGTCGCCGGACAAAGTCGGTTTTATTCGCGTCCACGATATCCAGCCCGCCGCCCAGTAAGCCTTCACGCCGGGCCTGCCCCGCCCGGCTACGCCCTGCCCCGTCTTTCTAATCCACTTACAACTTTTCGCAAGAGTTCATTAGAAATCGTTCTGCAGCGCGATTTTCAGTAGCATTTTGTCAAGAAATGCATAGAATCGTGAACGCAATCGATTACGCATGTTCTGGTTATGTGAAACAACACGTATTTTTGTGAGCAATGATTCCTATAATAGACCCCCACAGAAAGACGAAATATTTAGAAACGCTTCGGCACTTCTTTTAACGCCTTCAGGCTCAATTTAAACAGTGGCATTACTATGAAAAAAACATTACTGGCAGCGGGTGCGGTTGTGGCGCTCTCCACTACTTTTGCCGCGGGCGCGGCAGAAAACGACAAACCGCAGTATCTGTCTGACTGGTGGCACCAGAGTGTTAACGTGGTGGGCAGCTACCACACCCGTTTTGGACCGCAGATCCGTAACGATACCTACCTGGAATATGAAGCGTTCGCCAAAAAAGACTGGTTTGATTTCTACGGCTACATCGATGCCCCGGTATTCTTCGGCGGCAACAGTACGGCAAAAGGTATCTGGAACAAAGGTTCCCCGCTGTTTATGGAGATCGAACCGCGTTTCTCTATCGATAAGCTGACCAATACCGATCTAAGCTTCGGGCCGTTCAAAGAATGGTATTTCGCCAACAACTATATCTACGATATGGGCCGCAACGACTCTCAGGAGCAGAGCACCTGGTATATGGGTCTGGGCACCGATATCGATACCGGCCTGCCGATGAGCCTGTCGCTGAACATCTATGCCAAGTACCAGTGGCAGAACTACGGCGCCTCCAACGAAAACGAGTGGGACGGTTACCGCTTCAAAGTGAAATACTTCGTGCCGCTGACCGATCTGTGGGGCGGTTCGCTGAGCTACATCGGCTTCACCAACTTCGACTGGGGCTCTGACCTCGGCGATGACAACTTCTACGATCTGAACGGGAAGCACGCGCGTACCAGCAACTCCATCGCCTCCAGCCACATCCTGGCGCTGAACTACGCGCACTGGCACTACTCTATCGTCGCTCGTTACTTCCATAACGGCGGCCAGTGGGCTGACGATGCGAAGCTGAACTTCGGCGACGGCGACTTCAGCGTCCGCTCGACCGGCTGGGGTGGTTACTTCGTGGTCGGCTACAACTTCTAATTGCTGATACAGCAAGACAGCGCCCGGGCCACCCGGGCGTTTTTATTTCTCTCGCACCTCGCAGCGGACTTTGCGCAAAAAATCGTTTAATGAGCGTTCGGCGCACTCGCTAAATCGACGTTCGGTCGCCCTGACCGCCAGACAGCGGTCGAGGCGAAAGTTACGATAATCATTACGCAGCTCGCACCAGGCCACCAGCAGCCAGCGCTCCCCCCAGAAAAACAGCCCCAGCGGCAGCACGTCGCGCTCGGTCACCCGACCGGACTCATCCTGATAGCGCAGAGCCAGCACCTGCTGGCCGGAGACCGCCTGATGAATGACGTCAAAGAAGGTTTTGGCATAGCGATGGGCGCCGAGATCGGGGGCAAACAGGCGGGTCTGCTCCGCCTGGCGCCGGCGCGCCTCCGGGAGGATCGCCAGCATTTTTTCCTGGGCGGATTCCAGCGACTGCGACAGCGCCTCACCGCCCCAGGTTTTCAGCAGCCGAATCGCGGCGATCAGCGCTTCGGATTCTTTGGTGGTCAGCATCAGCGGCGGCAGATCGTAGCCCGCCAGCAACCGGTAGCCGCTGCCCGCCTCGCCCTCCACCGGCACGCCGGAGAGGGAGAGATCGCGAATATCGCGATAGACGGTACGCTCCGACACGCCCAGCCGCTCCGCCAGCAGCGCGGCGGTAGTGAGCCGCCTGCCGCGCAGGATCTGCACAATCTGAAATAAACGGTCGGCGCGTCGGGTCATGTCTCACTTCACAAAACGTTCAGGTTAAGCCGGCTGGTGCAGGCCGACGCGGTTGCCCTCGCTGTCAGTAAACAGGGCGATGGTGCCAATATCATTCGGCAGCGTCAGCGGGCCGAAGACACAGGCCCCACCCGCCAAGGCAACGCGCTCCAGGGTGGCGGCAAGATGGTCTGTATGCAGGTAAATAATAGCGCCCTGCGCCGAGGGCGCGATACCCTCAAATTTGGCCAGCGCGCCGCCGGGGGCCGGATCCTGATGCGGGAACACCGCCAGCTCGGCGCAGTCCATGGTTTCGCGACGCAGCGTCACTTGCATCACCGGTTCATAAAACGCGACGGCGCGTTCCATGTCAGCGACCGGAATTTCAAACCAGTTAATCACATTGTTCATACTTCCTCCTGCTCGTTAGTGAGTTCAGAGGCAGTGTATGGGAGGGCTCCTGACAGCATACTGTCAGCAGGTTTTGTCGCGGGCAAAAAAATCCCGGCCGCAAGGGCCGGGATTGCTTTATATCAACTGAACCGGATTACGGCAGAATAGACGGCTGATCCGCCCCTTCTTTCTCGACCTTCTGCTGGATCAGATGCTCGCGCTTCATGCCCAGCTTCAACGCCAGCGCGGAAGCGACGTAGATAGAAGAAGCCGTACCGATGGAGACACCGATCAGCATGGTCAGCGAGAAACCTTCCAGAATCGGGCCGCCGAACAGGAACAGCATCAGGATCACCATCAAAGTGGTACCAGAGGTGATCAAGGTACGGTGCAGCGTCTGGGTCAACGACACGTTAAAGATCTCGTACGGCGTACCGCGGCGGATCTTACGGAAGTTTTCACGGATACGGTCCGATACCACGATACTGTCGTTCAGCGAGTAGCCGATAACCGACATCAACGAGGCCACAATGGTCAGGTCGATCTCGATATGGAACAGCGACAGCACGCCCATGGTGATCACCACGTCGTGCGCCAGGGCGATAACCACCCCGGCGGCCAGACGCCATTCGAAGCGGAAGCCGACGTAGATCAGGATACAGACCAGCGCCGCAATCAGCGCCAGGGCGCCGGTTTGCGCGAGGTCCGCACCGACGCTCGGGCCGACAAACTCAATACGCTTCACTGCCGCATTCTGGCTGGTCGATTCGTTAATCACCGTCACGACCTTGCTGCCCAGCTCCTGGCTGCCGTTGGCGTCATGCACCGGCGGCATACGTACCATGATGTCGCGGCTGCTGCCAAAGTTCTGCACCTGCGGCTCTTCAAAGCCCGCTTTCTGCAGGGAATCGCGCATCTGATCCAGATCGACCGGTTTCTCAAGGGTAATTTCAATCACCGTACCGCCGGTGAAATCGAGCCCCCAGTTAAACCCACGAACGCCGATGATGGCGATCGACACAATCAGCAGAAAACCTGAAATGCCGAAGGCCCAGTAGTCCCAGCGCATAAAGTCCCAGACTTTACGGCCGTGGTTCAATTGTTCAACAGTATATTCCTGTGCCACAACGCACTCCTCAGATAGACAGCTTTTTAACGCGCTTGCCGCCGTACAGCAGGTTCACGATGGCACGGGTGCCGACGATAGCGGTAAACATTGAGGTCGCGATACCGATACCGGTGGTAATCGCAAACCCTTTAATGGCACCGGTACCGACCGCGTACAGGATGATCACTTTGATAAGCGTCGTCACGTTGGCGTCGAAGATCGAGCTGAACGCGCCGCGATAACCTTCGTCAATCGCCTGCTGAACGGTACGCCCGTTGCTCAGCTCTTCTTTGATACGCTCGTTGATCAGAACGTTAGCATCGACCGCCACCGCAAGGGTTAACACGATACCCGCGATGCCCGGCATGGTCAGCGTCGCCCCCGGGATCAGGGACATAATGCCGACAATCAGTATCAGGTTGGCAATCAGCGCCGAGGTCGCAATCAGGCCGAACTTCTTATAGAAGAGGATCATGAACAGGATAGAGACCACCAGACCGGCCAGACAGGCTTCCAGACCCTGCTTGATGTTCTGCATTCCCAAGGTTGGGCCGATAGTCCGCTCTTCGACGATCTGAATCGGCGCAATCAGCGCACCGGCACGCAGCAGCAGCGACAGCTGGCGCGCTTCGTTCGGGTTGCTGATACCGGTGATACGGAAGCTGTTACCCAGACGCGACTGGATGTTGGCGATGTTAATCACCTCTTCCTCTTTCGCCAGGATAGCGCGCCCGTTGGCGTCTTTCTTACCGCTGTCTTTATACTCCACGAACAGGGTCGCCATCGGCTTGCCGATGTTGTCCTTAGTGAAGTTAGACATGATGTTACCGCCCGCGCTGTCCAGCGAGATATTAACCTGCGGCTGGTTGTACTCATCCATGCTGGAGGTGGAGTCGGTGATATGGTCACCGGTCAGAATCACCCGCTTATATAGCACTACCGGCTGGCCTTCACGCGTCTGCTTCACCTCCGAGTCGCCCGGCACGCGGCCAGAGGCGGCAGCGGACTGGTCCACGTTAGTATTGACCAGACGGAACTCGAGGGTCGCGGTCGCGCCAAGGATTTCCTTCGCACGCGCGGTATCCTGGATACCTGGCAGCTCAACCACGATGCGGTCAGCGCCCTGACGCTGAACCAGCGGCTCGGCGACGCCCAGCTGGTTAACACGGTTACGCAGGATATTAATGTTCTGCTGAACCGCGTACTCACGGGCTTCTTTCAGGCGCTCATCGGTCATCACCGCTTTCAGGCTGTTGTCACCCTGAGAGGAGATAACCAGATCGCGATGGCGAGGGCTGAGATAAGAGATAGCCTGGTCGCGCGCCGCGCTGTCGCGGAAGACGATGCTCAGACCGTAGTTGTCTTCTTTACGCACGGTCGCGTAAGGAATGCCTTTGTCACGCAGCTCGCTGCGCAGGCTATCGATGTTCTGTTCCTGCAGTTTGCCTAACGCGGTGTCCATGTCGACTTCCATCAGGAAGTGCACGCCGCCGCGCAGATCAAGACCCAGCTTCATCGGCTCGGCATAGAGTGCCGCCAGCCAGCGTGGGGTTGCCGGAGCAAGGTTCAGCGCCACGACGTATTTGTCACCCAGCACGTTAAGCAGCGCTTCGCGCGCGCGCAGCTGGGTATCAGTGGTGTCGAAGCGCGCAAGAATAGCGCCCTCTTCCAGTGCCACAGACTTCGCGGTTATTTTTTCTTCTTGTAAAGTTTTCTGGACCTGGATCAGCGTTTGCTCACTGGCGGCGACGCCGCGCGCGCCAGTGATTTGAACAGCCGGATCCTCACCATACAGGTTGGGAAGCGCATAGATCAGGCCGACGACAATAACGACGACCAGCATGACGTACTTCCACAAAGGATAACGGTTTAACACGGCAGTTCCCTTTGGGAAAAGTTAGATTACAGCGCCTTCATGGTGCCTTTCGGCAGAACGGCAGCAACGAAGTCACGTTTGATAACCACTTCAGTGGTATCGTTCAGCGCGATAGCAATGTAGCCAGTTTCCGCTACTTTGGTCACGCGACCGACCAGACCGCCGTTGGTCAGCACTTCATCACCTTTGGCGATGGAGTTCATCAGGTTCTTATGTTCCTTGGTGCGCTTCTGCTGTGGACGCAGGATCATGAAGTAAAAAATCAGACCGAACACCACCAGCATCAGAATCAGAGACATCGGGCTGCCCTGCGCCGGTGCACCCGTTGCCGCTACCGCATCAGAAATAAAAAAGCTCATTGAAATTCCCTCATTATTAAAATTAATCAACGTTCAAAGGAGGCACGGTGCGCCCCTGACGTTGGTAAAAATCGGTCACGAAGCTCTCTAATTTACCCTCTTCGATAGCCTTGCGTAAACCAGCCATTAAACGCTGATAGTAGCGCAGGTTATGAATGGTATTGAGACGCGCGCCCAATATTTCGTTGCAACGGTCGAGGTGATGCAAGTAAGCGCGTGAATAATTGCGACATGTATAGCAATCACACTCGGCGTCCAGCGGCGCGGTATCGCTTTTGTGCTTCGCGTTGCGGATTTTCACCACGCCGTCGGTGACGAACAGGTGGCCGTTACGCGCGTTGCGCGTCGGCATGACGCAGTCGAACATATCGATACCGCGACGTACCCCTTCCACCAGATCTTCCGGCTTCCCGACGCCCATCAGGTATCGTGGTTTATCGGCCGGGATCTGCGGGCAGACGTGCTCCAGAATGCGATGCATGTCTTCCTTCGGCTCACCGACCGCCAAACCGCCGACAGCGTAGCCATCAAAGCCAATCTCTACCAGACCTTTCACCGAGATATCGCGTAAATCTTCGTAAACGCTACCCTGAATAATGCCGAACAGCGCATTTTTATTGCCAAGGCTATCGAAACGGTCGCGGCTGCGCTTCGCCCAGCGCAGAGACATCTCCATTGAGCGCTTGGCGTAATCCCAGTCCGCCGGGTACGGCGTACATTCGTCGAAGATCATCACGATGTCGGAACCGAGATCGTACTGAATCTCCATCGATTTTTCCGGATCGAGGAAAATCGGATCGCCGTTGATCGGATTGCGGAAGTGGACGCCCTGCTCGGTGATCTTACGGATATCGCCAAGGCTGAACACCTGGAAGCCGCCGGAGTCGGTCAGGATCGGTCCTTTCCACTGCATAAAATCGTGCAGATCGCCGTGCAGCTTCATGATCTCCTGACCCGGACGCAGCCACAGGTGGAAGGTGTTGCCGAGAATAATCTGCGCGCCGGTGGCTTCCACCTCTTCCGGCGTCATCCCTTTGACGGTGCCGTAGGTGCCAACGGGCATAAAGGCCGGTGTTTCCACCACGCCGCGCTCAAACACCAGGCGACCGCGGCGGGCGCGACCGTCGGTGGTATCCAGTTCAA is a genomic window containing:
- a CDS encoding nucleoside-specific channel-forming protein Tsx, producing the protein MKKTLLAAGAVVALSTTFAAGAAENDKPQYLSDWWHQSVNVVGSYHTRFGPQIRNDTYLEYEAFAKKDWFDFYGYIDAPVFFGGNSTAKGIWNKGSPLFMEIEPRFSIDKLTNTDLSFGPFKEWYFANNYIYDMGRNDSQEQSTWYMGLGTDIDTGLPMSLSLNIYAKYQWQNYGASNENEWDGYRFKVKYFVPLTDLWGGSLSYIGFTNFDWGSDLGDDNFYDLNGKHARTSNSIASSHILALNYAHWHYSIVARYFHNGGQWADDAKLNFGDGDFSVRSTGWGGYFVVGYNF
- a CDS encoding helix-turn-helix transcriptional regulator; this encodes MTRRADRLFQIVQILRGRRLTTAALLAERLGVSERTVYRDIRDLSLSGVPVEGEAGSGYRLLAGYDLPPLMLTTKESEALIAAIRLLKTWGGEALSQSLESAQEKMLAILPEARRRQAEQTRLFAPDLGAHRYAKTFFDVIHQAVSGQQVLALRYQDESGRVTERDVLPLGLFFWGERWLLVAWCELRNDYRNFRLDRCLAVRATERRFSECAERSLNDFLRKVRCEVREK
- a CDS encoding VOC family protein, producing MNNVINWFEIPVADMERAVAFYEPVMQVTLRRETMDCAELAVFPHQDPAPGGALAKFEGIAPSAQGAIIYLHTDHLAATLERVALAGGACVFGPLTLPNDIGTIALFTDSEGNRVGLHQPA
- the secF gene encoding protein translocase subunit SecF is translated as MAQEYTVEQLNHGRKVWDFMRWDYWAFGISGFLLIVSIAIIGVRGFNWGLDFTGGTVIEITLEKPVDLDQMRDSLQKAGFEEPQVQNFGSSRDIMVRMPPVHDANGSQELGSKVVTVINESTSQNAAVKRIEFVGPSVGADLAQTGALALIAALVCILIYVGFRFEWRLAAGVVIALAHDVVITMGVLSLFHIEIDLTIVASLMSVIGYSLNDSIVVSDRIRENFRKIRRGTPYEIFNVSLTQTLHRTLITSGTTLMVILMLFLFGGPILEGFSLTMLIGVSIGTASSIYVASALALKLGMKREHLIQQKVEKEGADQPSILP
- the secD gene encoding protein translocase subunit SecD, which codes for MLNRYPLWKYVMLVVVIVVGLIYALPNLYGEDPAVQITGARGVAASEQTLIQVQKTLQEEKITAKSVALEEGAILARFDTTDTQLRAREALLNVLGDKYVVALNLAPATPRWLAALYAEPMKLGLDLRGGVHFLMEVDMDTALGKLQEQNIDSLRSELRDKGIPYATVRKEDNYGLSIVFRDSAARDQAISYLSPRHRDLVISSQGDNSLKAVMTDERLKEAREYAVQQNINILRNRVNQLGVAEPLVQRQGADRIVVELPGIQDTARAKEILGATATLEFRLVNTNVDQSAAASGRVPGDSEVKQTREGQPVVLYKRVILTGDHITDSTSSMDEYNQPQVNISLDSAGGNIMSNFTKDNIGKPMATLFVEYKDSGKKDANGRAILAKEEEVINIANIQSRLGNSFRITGISNPNEARQLSLLLRAGALIAPIQIVEERTIGPTLGMQNIKQGLEACLAGLVVSILFMILFYKKFGLIATSALIANLILIVGIMSLIPGATLTMPGIAGIVLTLAVAVDANVLINERIKEELSNGRTVQQAIDEGYRGAFSSIFDANVTTLIKVIILYAVGTGAIKGFAITTGIGIATSMFTAIVGTRAIVNLLYGGKRVKKLSI
- the yajC gene encoding preprotein translocase subunit YajC; protein product: MSFFISDAVAATGAPAQGSPMSLILMLVVFGLIFYFMILRPQQKRTKEHKNLMNSIAKGDEVLTNGGLVGRVTKVAETGYIAIALNDTTEVVIKRDFVAAVLPKGTMKAL
- the tgt gene encoding tRNA guanosine(34) transglycosylase Tgt, which translates into the protein MKFELDTTDGRARRGRLVFERGVVETPAFMPVGTYGTVKGMTPEEVEATGAQIILGNTFHLWLRPGQEIMKLHGDLHDFMQWKGPILTDSGGFQVFSLGDIRKITEQGVHFRNPINGDPIFLDPEKSMEIQYDLGSDIVMIFDECTPYPADWDYAKRSMEMSLRWAKRSRDRFDSLGNKNALFGIIQGSVYEDLRDISVKGLVEIGFDGYAVGGLAVGEPKEDMHRILEHVCPQIPADKPRYLMGVGKPEDLVEGVRRGIDMFDCVMPTRNARNGHLFVTDGVVKIRNAKHKSDTAPLDAECDCYTCRNYSRAYLHHLDRCNEILGARLNTIHNLRYYQRLMAGLRKAIEEGKLESFVTDFYQRQGRTVPPLNVD